The following proteins are encoded in a genomic region of Arachis stenosperma cultivar V10309 chromosome 4, arast.V10309.gnm1.PFL2, whole genome shotgun sequence:
- the LOC130975742 gene encoding uncharacterized protein LOC130975742, which yields MHVELWAIIHGMRIATRNSYQHLVVESDSAATIKFINQGCPPAHSCAPLTQDIRNLVARFQHITWSHALREANTVADLLAKKGQDLDLGLHIFDIAPPDISYALLGDNLGTLRIRGS from the coding sequence ATGCACGTGGAACTTTGGGCAATCATTCACGGGATGAGGATTGCCACTAGGAACAGCTATCAACACCTGGTTGTGGAGTCTGACTCTGCTGCTACAATCAAATTCATTAACCAGGGTTGCCCCCCAGCACATTCATGTGCACCTCTGACTCAAGACATCCGAAACCTTGTGGCACGCTTTCAACACATTACTTGGAGTCATGCCCTTCGTGAAGCAAATACAGTGGCGGATCTCCTTGCCAAAAAGGGACAAGACCTGGACCTTGGCTTACACATTTTTGATATTGCCCCTCCGGACATCAGCTATGCCCTGCTCGGTGACAATTTAGGGACCCTTAGAATTAGAGGGTCTTAA